A single window of Rhizobium sp. CCGE531 DNA harbors:
- a CDS encoding TIGR03571 family LLM class oxidoreductase, producing the protein MLFHPDRLSFGIVLPAQERTLADVQFDDQLGIAAQADGLGFDALWVRDVPLNSESYPDPIGHADPWVFLGALVASTSRIALATGAIVLPLRHPLHIAKAALSVASLSKGRFVLGLGSGDRPSEYEVFGEDVENRKALFQSHWQRLAAALRPDQKVIGEDGRVREEFTIRPHLQQASVPMVAVGSSSQSLEWIARHATAWMTYYRPLSVQKDRLGLWHNARTKVATDFRGFGQSMVLDLLDKSDAPYEEVSLGGRTGRRGLIDTLSAMRDAGIHHVAFNLIAQGRPPGEVMEELAADILPAMR; encoded by the coding sequence GTGCTTTTCCATCCAGATCGGCTTTCATTCGGCATTGTCCTGCCGGCGCAGGAGAGAACCCTTGCCGACGTGCAGTTCGACGATCAGCTCGGTATTGCCGCTCAAGCGGATGGATTGGGTTTCGATGCCTTGTGGGTGAGGGATGTTCCCCTCAACAGCGAAAGCTACCCAGACCCGATCGGCCATGCAGACCCGTGGGTCTTTCTCGGGGCTTTGGTAGCCTCCACATCCAGGATCGCCCTGGCAACGGGCGCGATCGTGCTGCCTCTGCGGCATCCGCTTCATATCGCCAAGGCGGCCCTTTCGGTGGCATCCCTCTCGAAAGGGCGGTTCGTCCTCGGCCTCGGCTCCGGCGACAGGCCGAGCGAATATGAGGTGTTCGGAGAAGATGTCGAGAACCGCAAAGCGCTCTTCCAATCGCATTGGCAGCGCCTCGCCGCCGCTCTCCGCCCGGATCAGAAGGTCATCGGTGAAGATGGTCGCGTGCGGGAAGAGTTCACCATACGGCCCCACCTGCAGCAAGCGTCCGTTCCGATGGTGGCTGTGGGGTCATCGTCGCAATCCCTCGAGTGGATCGCCAGGCATGCGACGGCGTGGATGACCTATTACCGGCCGCTATCGGTTCAGAAAGACCGGCTGGGACTTTGGCATAACGCCCGGACAAAGGTTGCCACCGATTTTCGCGGCTTCGGCCAATCGATGGTTTTGGACCTGCTCGACAAGTCCGACGCGCCATATGAGGAGGTCAGTCTCGGCGGCAGAACCGGCAGACGAGGGCTGATCGATACGCTGTCGGCAATGCGCGACGCAGGCATTCATCACGTCGCCTTCAATCTCATCGCACAGGGCAGGCCACCCGGCGAGGTCATGGAAGAGCTTGCCGCGGACATCCTGCCGGCCATGCGCTAG
- a CDS encoding alpha/beta hydrolase has translation MMASNASSANKNHYETLALAMSRGEIRSPEDNIEWADIHWTSLTAEPRGVDYIEADADGVPALWIVPKRASEDRVIFYAHGGGFIGGSIYTHRKMVGHLAKAIGCRALMFQYAYAHQKKYPHQLETAVSAYRWLLKQDVDPKHMAFAGDSAGAILTFGALQRARSEGIPLPAAAMIISGWFDLAQTGATYEINRAKDIAFAKEGVDWLAANVLGEGADHKNPLASALYADLRGLPPVYLQAGADETLLDDSRMFAERAKAAGVEVQLDIYPEMLHSFQMMAGRAPEADAAIEQLAKWGRSKLGLA, from the coding sequence ATGATGGCAAGCAATGCAAGCAGCGCTAACAAGAATCACTACGAAACACTCGCTTTGGCTATGTCCAGAGGCGAGATAAGGAGTCCGGAGGACAATATCGAATGGGCAGATATACATTGGACATCACTCACGGCGGAGCCGCGCGGGGTCGACTATATTGAAGCCGACGCTGACGGCGTTCCGGCGTTGTGGATCGTGCCGAAGCGCGCCAGCGAGGATCGTGTAATCTTCTATGCGCATGGCGGTGGTTTCATCGGAGGGTCGATTTATACCCATCGCAAGATGGTCGGACACCTGGCAAAGGCGATCGGCTGCCGCGCCTTGATGTTCCAATACGCCTACGCGCATCAAAAGAAATATCCTCACCAGCTCGAAACCGCCGTTAGCGCCTATCGCTGGCTGTTGAAACAGGATGTCGATCCCAAGCACATGGCCTTTGCCGGGGACTCGGCCGGAGCAATTCTCACCTTCGGAGCGTTGCAGCGCGCGCGTTCCGAAGGAATACCACTTCCCGCAGCAGCTATGATTATATCAGGGTGGTTCGATCTCGCGCAGACTGGCGCAACTTACGAAATCAACCGCGCCAAGGACATCGCTTTTGCCAAGGAAGGGGTCGATTGGCTTGCTGCCAACGTTCTCGGTGAAGGCGCGGATCACAAGAATCCGCTGGCCAGCGCGCTTTATGCCGATCTGAGAGGTTTGCCGCCGGTCTATCTGCAGGCCGGAGCCGACGAGACATTGCTCGACGACAGCCGGATGTTCGCAGAGCGCGCGAAGGCAGCCGGGGTCGAAGTCCAGTTGGATATCTACCCGGAAATGCTCCATAGCTTCCAGATGATGGCCGGCCGCGCGCCGGAAGCCGATGCGGCTATCGAGCAGCTGGCGAAATGGGGCAGATCGAAGCTCGGCCTAGCTTAG
- a CDS encoding PsiF family protein, which produces MTSKLLSATAAALFALSSATVVFAQTASPTTTATPAPATTPSASTPSSTMPSKDEIRTARQACRQDATGQSLKGQARRNAAKSCLQQKYPVLAKRKSCHDEGTAKGLEKKALHDFVKQCVTTG; this is translated from the coding sequence ATGACCAGCAAGCTGCTAAGCGCGACCGCCGCCGCGCTCTTCGCCCTGTCTTCCGCAACCGTGGTTTTCGCGCAAACGGCCTCACCCACGACGACCGCAACGCCGGCCCCCGCCACGACGCCTTCCGCTTCGACACCATCCTCGACCATGCCGTCGAAGGATGAAATCAGGACGGCGCGGCAAGCCTGCCGGCAGGATGCGACAGGGCAGAGCCTCAAGGGTCAGGCTCGTAGAAACGCAGCGAAAAGCTGCCTGCAGCAGAAGTACCCGGTCCTGGCAAAACGCAAGTCCTGCCATGACGAAGGCACGGCCAAGGGCCTGGAAAAGAAGGCATTGCACGATTTCGTCAAGCAGTGCGTTACTACAGGCTGA
- a CDS encoding DoxX family protein → MNLPIRLFTGATLLEYVLVWLTAAAFLIGAVLNASGHPQIRASFVRLGFPFWWCWVTSALEVVTALLLITAGTRYIGVGLGILIMLTAIASIVRIRNYRELPPPMLFLLLLIAAGLGSHA, encoded by the coding sequence ATGAATCTTCCCATTCGACTATTCACGGGCGCGACGCTGCTCGAATACGTCCTCGTCTGGCTGACCGCCGCAGCGTTTCTCATCGGCGCCGTCCTCAACGCGAGTGGTCACCCGCAAATCCGCGCGAGTTTCGTGCGACTTGGGTTCCCATTCTGGTGGTGCTGGGTGACGTCCGCACTCGAGGTTGTGACCGCGTTGTTGTTGATCACGGCCGGTACCCGTTACATCGGGGTCGGGTTGGGTATCTTAATCATGCTCACCGCAATTGCGTCCATTGTCCGCATCCGGAACTACCGGGAGCTCCCGCCGCCCATGCTGTTCCTGCTACTGCTGATAGCGGCAGGTCTCGGCAGCCACGCCTGA
- a CDS encoding S-(hydroxymethyl)glutathione dehydrogenase/class III alcohol dehydrogenase, giving the protein MDVRAAVAVAAGKPLEVMTVQLEGPKAGEVLIEIKATGICHTDDFTLSGADPEGLFPAILGHEGAGIVVDVGPGVTSVKKGDHVIPLYTPECRECPSCLSRKTNLCTAIRSTQGQGLMPDGTSRFSIGKDKIHHYMGCSTFANFTVLPEIAVAKVNPDAPFDKICYIGCGVTTGIGAVINTAKVEIGATAIVFGLGGIGLNVIQGLRLAGADMIIGVDLNNDKKEWGERFGMTHFVNPKEVGDDIVPYLVNMTKRGADQIGGADYTFDCTGNTRVMRQALEASHRGWGKSVVIGVAGAGQEISTRPFQLVTGRTWMGTAFGGARGRTDVPKIVDWYMEGKIEIDPMITHTMPLEDINKGFELMHSGKSVRGVVIY; this is encoded by the coding sequence ATGGACGTAAGAGCAGCCGTAGCGGTCGCTGCCGGCAAGCCGCTTGAGGTGATGACGGTCCAGCTTGAGGGGCCGAAGGCCGGCGAAGTGCTGATCGAGATCAAGGCGACCGGCATCTGCCACACCGATGACTTCACCCTGTCTGGCGCCGATCCTGAGGGCTTGTTCCCGGCGATCCTCGGCCATGAGGGCGCCGGCATCGTCGTCGATGTCGGACCGGGGGTCACCTCGGTGAAGAAAGGCGACCATGTCATTCCGCTCTATACGCCCGAATGCCGCGAATGCCCGTCGTGCCTGTCGCGCAAGACCAACCTGTGCACGGCGATCCGCTCGACGCAAGGCCAGGGCCTGATGCCGGACGGCACTTCGCGCTTCTCGATCGGCAAGGACAAGATCCATCACTATATGGGCTGCTCGACCTTCGCCAATTTCACCGTGCTGCCGGAGATTGCCGTTGCCAAGGTCAATCCCGACGCCCCGTTCGACAAGATCTGCTATATCGGCTGCGGCGTCACGACAGGCATCGGCGCCGTCATCAACACCGCCAAGGTGGAGATCGGGGCAACCGCGATCGTCTTCGGTCTCGGCGGCATCGGCCTCAACGTCATCCAGGGGCTCCGGCTGGCCGGCGCCGACATGATCATCGGCGTCGATCTCAACAATGACAAGAAGGAATGGGGCGAGCGCTTCGGCATGACGCATTTCGTCAATCCGAAGGAGGTCGGCGACGACATCGTGCCTTACCTCGTCAACATGACGAAGCGCGGCGCCGACCAGATCGGTGGTGCCGACTATACCTTCGACTGCACCGGCAACACCAGGGTGATGCGCCAGGCGCTCGAAGCCAGCCATCGCGGCTGGGGCAAGTCGGTGGTCATTGGCGTTGCCGGCGCCGGCCAGGAGATCTCGACGCGTCCGTTCCAGCTCGTCACCGGCCGCACCTGGATGGGGACGGCCTTCGGCGGTGCGCGCGGCCGCACCGATGTGCCGAAGATCGTCGACTGGTACATGGAGGGCAAGATCGAGATCGATCCGATGATCACCCACACCATGCCGCTCGAAGACATCAACAAGGGCTTTGAGCTCATGCATTCGGGAAAGAGTGTCAGGGGCGTCGTGATCTATTGA
- a CDS encoding flavodoxin family protein, giving the protein MSNRTTGTVVVYHSGYGHTQRMAEAVADGAGGVLCAIDADGNLSDDGWVALDAADAIIFGSPTYMGGPSWQFKKFADTSSKAWFTNKWQDKIFGGFTNSASLNGDKLNTLEYFVLLAGQHGGLWVSLGIKPANVKASTRDDANRMGSYIAPMAQSDADAAPGEMSAGDLETARAYGERVARIAKRVALA; this is encoded by the coding sequence ATGTCAAATCGCACGACAGGCACAGTTGTCGTCTATCATTCCGGCTACGGCCACACCCAGCGGATGGCGGAAGCCGTCGCGGACGGGGCGGGCGGAGTACTTTGCGCCATCGACGCCGACGGCAACCTTTCCGATGACGGATGGGTCGCGTTGGACGCCGCCGACGCCATCATCTTCGGATCGCCAACCTACATGGGTGGCCCGAGCTGGCAGTTTAAGAAGTTCGCGGATACGTCCTCGAAGGCTTGGTTCACCAACAAATGGCAGGACAAGATTTTCGGGGGCTTCACCAACAGCGCCAGTCTGAACGGCGACAAGCTCAATACGCTCGAATACTTTGTGCTTCTGGCAGGACAGCATGGGGGTCTATGGGTCAGCCTGGGGATCAAGCCGGCGAACGTGAAGGCGTCGACGCGAGACGATGCAAACAGGATGGGATCGTACATCGCGCCCATGGCGCAGTCCGATGCCGATGCTGCCCCGGGCGAAATGTCGGCCGGCGATCTGGAGACTGCCCGCGCTTATGGCGAGCGCGTAGCACGGATCGCAAAGCGGGTCGCGTTGGCTTAG
- a CDS encoding RNA polymerase sigma factor, producing MTEDLFRVGKFDDRYSAFIETVAGHRGKLHRYCSRMTGSVLDGEDIMQDVLLEAYRKLNHLQDGQNVGPWLFRIAHNRCIDFIRKRAVRKTKEAAAARPDIMSPADFHGRGISRALERLVINLPPKERACVLLKDVFDYNLEEIADLVGSTVGGVKAALHRGRSKLATLPDQPSSAGAEDRELLDLHALYIERFNRQDWEGIRQLISDDARLLVTNLYAGPATPNYFTRFELLPYPRRLVTALLDGERVLVLLGGLAPHMVPTVIVRLESDRRGIHAILHYSQCPWIFAAADSLTIEPDASATLH from the coding sequence TTCGACGACCGTTATTCAGCCTTCATCGAGACGGTCGCGGGACATCGTGGCAAGCTGCATCGCTATTGCAGCCGCATGACCGGATCCGTGCTTGATGGCGAGGACATCATGCAGGATGTCCTCTTGGAGGCCTATCGCAAGCTCAATCATCTGCAGGACGGACAGAATGTCGGGCCGTGGCTGTTCCGCATCGCGCACAACCGCTGCATTGATTTCATACGCAAGCGCGCCGTGCGCAAGACCAAGGAAGCCGCCGCGGCCAGGCCCGACATCATGTCTCCCGCCGACTTCCACGGTCGCGGCATCAGCCGGGCCTTGGAGCGGTTGGTCATCAACCTGCCGCCGAAGGAGCGGGCTTGCGTGCTTCTCAAGGACGTTTTCGACTATAATCTCGAGGAAATCGCGGATCTCGTCGGCAGTACCGTCGGTGGGGTCAAGGCCGCTTTGCACCGCGGCCGGTCGAAGCTTGCTACGCTCCCAGACCAGCCGTCATCGGCAGGCGCCGAGGACAGGGAATTGCTTGACCTGCACGCTCTTTATATCGAACGCTTCAACCGCCAGGACTGGGAGGGTATACGCCAACTCATTAGCGATGACGCGCGGCTCTTGGTCACTAATCTTTATGCAGGCCCAGCGACGCCGAACTACTTCACACGCTTCGAGCTGTTGCCATATCCGCGCAGGCTTGTCACAGCACTCCTCGACGGCGAACGCGTATTGGTGTTGCTAGGCGGATTAGCGCCGCACATGGTCCCGACGGTCATCGTGCGCCTGGAATCGGACCGGCGCGGGATTCACGCGATACTCCACTATTCCCAATGTCCGTGGATATTCGCGGCTGCCGATTCCTTGACAATCGAGCCTGACGCCTCGGCCACGCTGCACTAA
- a CDS encoding GGDEF domain-containing protein translates to MSLLSSLMRRMRSRPEISGVDRLDPSYDVHHLKKVFDHCSKAARIGVWECSLPDERLSWTDMVYELFDLQPGTPLVRDDIVALYSPDAAKELTRLRNAAIEQRGSFSLDAEIITRKGNRRWIRVTATVECEGDIPVRIFGLKQDVTAEVMMLREIRRRADFDHLTGLPNRFSFHERLDALCGSGSAINTALLLIDLDGFKRVNDTFGHGMGDMCLIEAARRLTGAAEHADLVSRIGGDEFAVIYTGASVGHVEHAASRIAQEMQWDARDGIVLGASVGIAWAVPGTTSASLYEEADKAMYQAKTQGRARLDAHCTTTDEPHPYRSAG, encoded by the coding sequence ATGAGCCTGCTGTCGTCCCTGATGAGAAGAATGCGGAGCCGCCCCGAGATATCAGGCGTCGATCGCCTCGATCCGTCATACGATGTGCATCATCTCAAAAAGGTTTTTGACCACTGTTCCAAAGCAGCCAGGATCGGAGTGTGGGAGTGCAGCCTTCCGGACGAACGGCTCTCCTGGACGGATATGGTCTATGAGCTGTTCGATCTTCAACCGGGAACGCCCCTGGTTCGAGATGACATCGTCGCGCTGTATTCTCCTGACGCAGCCAAGGAGCTTACACGACTTCGAAATGCAGCCATCGAACAGCGTGGCAGCTTCTCACTCGATGCCGAGATCATTACTCGCAAAGGCAACCGACGTTGGATCAGGGTTACCGCGACGGTCGAATGTGAAGGCGACATTCCGGTTCGCATCTTTGGCCTGAAACAGGATGTTACGGCGGAAGTCATGATGCTGCGCGAGATCCGCCGCAGGGCGGACTTTGATCATCTGACGGGACTGCCCAACAGGTTCAGTTTTCACGAACGTCTTGACGCGCTCTGCGGATCGGGATCGGCCATCAACACAGCTCTTCTGTTGATAGATCTCGATGGATTTAAGCGAGTCAATGACACCTTCGGACATGGGATGGGGGACATGTGCCTGATAGAGGCGGCGCGGCGTCTGACAGGTGCTGCGGAGCACGCCGATCTGGTGTCAAGAATCGGGGGCGACGAGTTCGCCGTGATCTATACCGGAGCTTCGGTAGGACATGTCGAACATGCTGCCAGCCGTATTGCGCAGGAAATGCAGTGGGACGCTCGTGACGGAATCGTCCTTGGTGCGTCCGTTGGCATCGCTTGGGCAGTGCCGGGAACAACCTCGGCCTCGCTTTACGAAGAGGCCGACAAGGCTATGTATCAGGCCAAGACGCAGGGACGGGCTCGTCTTGACGCTCATTGCACAACCACAGACGAGCCACACCCCTACCGATCCGCTGGATGA
- the ftsZ gene encoding cell division protein FtsZ: MTDAKSGIAGLRPHITVIGVGGGGGNAINNMIAENLAGVDFIAANTDAQVLATSKASRRIQLGAYVTEGLGAGSLPEIGRAAAEESIDEIMDHLHGSHMCFVTAGMGGGTGTGAAPVIAQAARSAGILTVGVVTKPFSFEGNRRMKTADLGIDALRQAADTVIVIPNQNLFRIADAKTTFADAFMTADRVLYSGVGCITDLIVKEGLINLDFADVKSVMRGMGRAMMGTGEAAGENRAMRAAEAAIANPLLNDVSMRGAKGVLVSISGGSDMTLFEVDEAASRIRDEVQGDAEIVVGAIFDRNLDGRFRLSVVATGLDGSGRLEPMNVLAPDLDQKRTLQ, from the coding sequence ATGACGGACGCCAAGAGCGGCATCGCAGGCCTAAGGCCGCATATTACTGTAATTGGCGTCGGTGGTGGCGGCGGAAACGCGATCAATAACATGATCGCCGAAAATTTGGCGGGCGTTGACTTCATCGCGGCAAACACGGACGCCCAGGTTCTCGCGACATCGAAGGCATCGCGCCGCATCCAGCTCGGGGCATATGTAACAGAGGGTCTCGGTGCGGGTTCGCTGCCGGAGATCGGCCGCGCGGCCGCCGAGGAATCGATCGATGAGATTATGGATCATCTGCACGGTTCGCACATGTGCTTCGTCACCGCTGGAATGGGCGGCGGAACAGGGACAGGTGCTGCACCAGTCATCGCTCAAGCTGCCCGTTCGGCTGGCATCCTAACCGTCGGCGTCGTTACAAAGCCATTTTCCTTCGAGGGCAATCGCCGCATGAAGACAGCGGATCTCGGCATCGATGCACTTCGGCAGGCCGCCGATACGGTTATTGTAATTCCCAATCAGAATTTGTTTCGCATTGCCGATGCAAAGACCACTTTCGCGGATGCCTTCATGACCGCTGATCGCGTGCTTTATTCCGGCGTCGGATGCATCACCGATCTCATCGTCAAGGAAGGCCTGATCAACCTTGATTTCGCCGACGTGAAATCGGTCATGCGTGGTATGGGCCGAGCCATGATGGGCACGGGCGAAGCCGCCGGGGAAAACCGGGCGATGAGAGCAGCCGAGGCGGCAATCGCGAATCCGTTGTTGAATGACGTTTCAATGAGAGGTGCCAAGGGTGTTTTAGTCTCGATATCCGGCGGTTCGGATATGACACTCTTCGAGGTGGACGAGGCAGCGAGCCGCATTCGTGACGAAGTACAAGGCGACGCGGAAATCGTCGTCGGCGCGATCTTCGATCGCAATCTCGACGGTAGGTTCCGTCTATCCGTTGTGGCGACCGGATTGGATGGCAGCGGACGCCTTGAACCGATGAACGTCCTCGCGCCGGATTTGGATCAGAAGCGTACGTTGCAGTAG
- a CDS encoding sugar phosphate isomerase/epimerase has product MQNLLIFQSLWSMERRSARYPELSLEENIEKIAAAGFDGISTHWYDRNVVSRVAGLLKQHGLQAEGQCFPKTVDDLKPVLEVAAEYNVHHICLQPDVRLRRLEDCIPLLEGWQRLAEEAGVNVWIETHRDRMTTDLFFTLDLLDRLPELRLLGDISHFLVGREFAWPVSDENHALIHRILDSSWAFHGRVASREQVQIEISFPHHRPWVDLFLGWWEYGFKSWRKRADTDATLAFTCELGPKPYAITGRDGEDTTDRWEESLLMRQEILDLWARISS; this is encoded by the coding sequence ATGCAAAACTTGCTCATATTCCAGTCGCTCTGGTCCATGGAGCGACGCAGCGCTCGTTATCCGGAGCTTTCTCTGGAAGAGAATATCGAAAAGATCGCCGCCGCCGGCTTTGATGGCATCAGCACCCATTGGTACGATCGCAACGTCGTTTCCCGTGTCGCGGGCCTGCTCAAGCAGCATGGCCTGCAGGCGGAAGGCCAGTGCTTCCCGAAGACCGTCGACGATCTGAAGCCGGTGCTCGAGGTCGCCGCCGAATACAACGTTCACCACATCTGTCTGCAGCCGGATGTGCGTCTGCGACGGCTGGAGGATTGCATCCCCTTGCTGGAAGGCTGGCAGCGGCTGGCGGAAGAGGCCGGCGTCAACGTCTGGATCGAGACGCATCGCGACCGCATGACGACGGATCTGTTCTTCACGCTCGATCTGCTCGATCGGCTGCCGGAACTGCGGCTGCTGGGCGATATCTCCCATTTCCTCGTCGGGCGCGAATTCGCCTGGCCGGTATCAGACGAGAACCATGCTCTCATCCATCGCATACTCGACAGTTCCTGGGCCTTCCACGGCCGCGTCGCCTCGCGCGAACAGGTCCAGATCGAGATTTCCTTCCCCCATCATCGGCCCTGGGTCGATCTCTTCCTCGGCTGGTGGGAATATGGCTTCAAGAGCTGGCGGAAGCGCGCCGACACGGACGCGACGCTCGCCTTCACTTGCGAGTTGGGGCCGAAACCCTATGCGATCACCGGGCGGGACGGCGAGGACACCACCGACCGCTGGGAGGAATCCCTGCTTATGAGGCAGGAAATACTTGATTTGTGGGCGAGAATATCCAGCTAA
- a CDS encoding hemolysin family protein, whose protein sequence is MLLEISIVVVLTLLNGVLAMSELAIVSSRPARLKVLSDQGSRGAAMAIRLSEEPGRFLSTVQIGITLVGVLSGAFSGATLGARLSGWLAAQDLSTAVADTIGVGSVVVAITYLSLIIGELVPKQVALRAPEAVASKVAPAMVFLSRAAAPLVWLLDISGRLVLSALGQSGKAADGVSDEEIKTVLAEAQSAGVIATEEQAMISSVMRLADRNARALMTPRRDVEVIDIEDSFDEIREQLRRTEKARLPLRKDSSDEIVGVLTTRDFFDELASGGAVDILALATQVPIVSDLSSALDVVKALRRSLSHMVLVYDEYGHFEGVITSGDILEAILGAVQEEAGAGGEQAIVRRHDGSYLVSGWMPIDEFADFMNLKIEYDRDYQTVAGFVLQELRHLPEVGESFAKGGWCFEVVDLDGRRIDKLLVSAEDAGRETDR, encoded by the coding sequence TTGCTTCTCGAAATTTCGATTGTTGTCGTTCTCACCCTTCTCAACGGCGTGCTTGCCATGTCGGAACTGGCGATCGTATCGTCGCGGCCCGCTCGACTTAAGGTCCTTTCGGACCAGGGCAGCCGCGGCGCCGCAATGGCGATAAGGCTTTCCGAAGAGCCGGGCCGTTTCCTGTCCACCGTGCAAATCGGCATTACGCTCGTTGGCGTTCTATCCGGTGCCTTTTCGGGCGCCACCCTTGGCGCCCGGCTGTCGGGCTGGCTCGCCGCGCAGGACCTATCGACCGCGGTTGCCGATACTATCGGCGTCGGCTCCGTCGTCGTCGCCATCACTTACCTGTCACTGATCATTGGCGAATTGGTGCCCAAGCAGGTGGCGCTTCGGGCGCCCGAGGCCGTTGCCAGCAAAGTTGCGCCGGCCATGGTGTTCCTTTCTCGCGCCGCAGCCCCGCTCGTCTGGCTCCTCGACATTTCGGGGAGGCTGGTCCTGAGCGCGCTCGGCCAATCCGGCAAGGCCGCGGACGGCGTCAGCGATGAAGAAATCAAGACGGTTCTGGCGGAAGCGCAGAGCGCCGGCGTCATCGCGACGGAAGAGCAGGCGATGATCTCAAGTGTCATGCGATTGGCCGACCGAAACGCCAGGGCGCTGATGACACCGCGCCGCGATGTGGAAGTTATCGATATAGAAGACAGTTTCGACGAGATCCGAGAACAGCTTCGCCGCACCGAAAAGGCGCGACTGCCGTTGCGCAAGGATAGCTCCGACGAGATCGTCGGCGTGTTGACGACCCGTGATTTCTTCGATGAGCTAGCCTCCGGCGGCGCTGTCGATATTCTGGCGCTGGCCACGCAAGTGCCGATCGTTTCGGATCTCTCGAGCGCGCTTGATGTCGTCAAGGCGCTGCGCCGGTCCTTGTCACACATGGTGTTGGTCTACGACGAATATGGCCATTTCGAAGGTGTGATCACGTCGGGCGATATTCTCGAAGCCATTCTCGGTGCCGTGCAGGAAGAAGCCGGTGCCGGCGGCGAACAGGCCATCGTCCGCCGTCACGACGGCAGCTATCTCGTGTCCGGCTGGATGCCCATCGATGAATTCGCCGATTTCATGAACCTTAAGATCGAATACGATCGCGACTATCAGACCGTCGCAGGCTTCGTGCTGCAGGAATTGCGCCATCTTCCGGAGGTGGGCGAGAGTTTCGCAAAGGGCGGATGGTGTTTCGAGGTGGTGGACCTCGATGGTCGCCGGATCGACAAGCTCCTGGTGAGCGCAGAAGACGCTGGTCGCGAAACCGATCGTTGA
- a CDS encoding TetR/AcrR family transcriptional regulator, translated as MGISERKAREREERERRIVVAARTIAERDGWASVTIRRLADEIEYSQPVLYSHFENRDAIVGAVALEGFSELAAMLRAAIRPSSTPKELVEGVATAYLDFAFARPAMYEAMFILPTGLRFARSDTPAPLREGFRAMAAVVAPFSQDLDTATETFWAALHGLAELERHGRIRPAFRSHRITLIMQMVSGQR; from the coding sequence GTGGGCATCAGCGAACGCAAGGCCAGGGAACGTGAGGAGCGCGAACGCAGGATCGTCGTCGCTGCGAGGACGATCGCGGAACGCGACGGCTGGGCTTCCGTTACAATCCGGCGTCTCGCCGACGAGATAGAATACAGTCAGCCCGTTCTCTATTCGCATTTCGAAAATCGCGATGCGATCGTCGGCGCAGTCGCACTTGAGGGCTTTAGCGAATTGGCAGCGATGCTCCGCGCCGCGATCCGGCCATCGTCTACGCCAAAGGAGCTAGTGGAAGGCGTCGCGACCGCCTATCTCGACTTCGCTTTCGCGCGTCCCGCAATGTACGAGGCGATGTTCATCCTGCCGACCGGCCTTCGCTTCGCCAGATCCGACACACCGGCACCGCTCCGCGAGGGTTTCAGAGCCATGGCGGCGGTGGTTGCGCCGTTCTCTCAGGATCTGGATACCGCTACTGAAACGTTCTGGGCGGCACTTCACGGATTGGCGGAGCTTGAGCGTCACGGCAGAATAAGACCCGCTTTCCGGTCTCACCGTATCACGCTCATCATGCAGATGGTATCGGGTCAACGCTGA